Below is a genomic region from Sutterella megalosphaeroides.
TTCGACGGCGAAGGGCCTCTTTTGGGGGCGCCGCGCGAAGCCCGTCGACGATCCGGCGCTCGTTGCGCTCGCGCGGGACTACCTCGCGGCGCTCGGGATCGAAATGACGGACCTTTGCATCATGACGCGTCCCCGCTCCTGGGACCATTCGCACCTCGTGCTCGCAGGGTTCGGGCGGCGTCGCCGCGTCGTACTCTTCGCACACGCGGCCGCGCGCCTCTCGCGCGGCGAACTCCTTGCGCTTCTCGCGCACGACGTCGGCCACATCCGCCACGGGCACGCGTTTTTGCGCGTCGTCCTTTTCTCGCTCGTGGGGGCGCTCCTCTTTTGGGCGGCGGGGCAGTTCGGCGACTCGCCCGAATTCTATGCGGGCTTCGGTTTGGCGGACGTGCCGCTCGATCGCCCCGGCACGCATGCGGGCTTCATGATCGCCTGTGCGATCGTGGCCTTCCCCGTACTTTTTTATCCGCTTCGACCCGTCGTCAATCTTTTTTCGCGCCTCATGCAGTACGATGCCGATCGGTTCGCCGCACAAGTCGCCCGACCCGACGACCTCGTGCGAGCTCTCGTGCGACTGCACCGCGACTACGCGACGACGCTCGCGCCCTCGCGCCTTTATTCGCTCTTTCACTACCGGCGGCCTCACGCCGGGATGCGCATCGAAGCAATTCTGACGCGGGCGAAAGCCGAGGGTCGGCCGCTCGACGAAGCGCGTTTCCCGTACGGATTTTCGGTGTTGCTCGCCGAGCTCGACAGGCCCGTTCTCGAGCGCTCCGCGCTCGCGCGGGCGCTTGCCGACGGAAGGGAAGAGCGGGAAGAAACTGAAAGTCGCAGAACGGTCGACGAAGCGCTCGACGACCGCCGATACGCCGTGGGGCTTGAAGTCGGCAACGATCCCGCGGGGGCCGAGGGCAACCTCAAAAACGACACCGCGGCCGCCCTCCGAACGACGAAGGACGAGGCGGTTCCCGACTTTCTTCTCCGAACGCCTCCGAAAACGCCTTCCGTACCTGCCGAAAAGGCCGATGGAGAAGGCAACGAAGACGACGAAACCCCAAAAACCGAAACAACCAAAGAAGGCGACGGCGCCCGTGCGAAAAACAACGCCGACACCGCACTTTCTCAACCCGGTGCAAAGGATTCCTGACCGATGGCCAAGCCCAAATTCTCCGAGAACCGCTCCCGCAACGCGCGGGGGCGCGCCGATCAGCAACCCGCAACGACGCTGCCGCTCGTCACGGGACGCGTGACGGCTTCGCACGGCCGGCACTTTTTCGTCACGACCCCCGAGGGCGATCGCTTCGAAGCGCACCGTCGCGGCAAAAAAGGGGACGTCGTCGTGGGCGACATCGTCCGCTGTACGCCCCCCGCGTCGGGCGTCTGTGCAATCGAAGCGATCGAGCCGCGCGCGAACCTTCTGTACCGCTCGGACGAGTGGCGCGTCAAAACGCTTGCCGCCAACATCGATCTCGTCTGCATCGTTTTCGCCTCGCGCCCGACCTTCAACCCCTGGTTCATCTGGAAGGCGCTTCTTGCCTCGCACCAGGCAGGTATTCCCGCGCTCGTCGTTCGCAACAAGTGCGACCTTCCGGACGAGAACGACGCCGCCCGCAAGCAGATCGACCTTCTGCGCTCGATCGGTCACGACGTGATCGAAGTGTCCGCAAAATCCGAGCCCGACGTGACCCGCTCGACGCTCCTGCCGCGCCTTACGGGGAAGGCGTCGCTCCTCGTCGGTCAGTCGGGGATGGGGAAGTCGACGATTCTGAATTTGCTCGTTCCCCACGCGCAGGCCGCGACGCGGGAATTTTCCGAGGCGCTTGACCTCGGCAAACAAACCACCACCGCGGCCCGGTGGTACGACGCCGAAGCCGACGACTGGCGCGGCGCCGTGATCGACACGCCGGGCTTTCAGGAGTTCGGTCTCGCGCACCTGGCGTTGAACGACATCCTGCGTGCCATGCCCGACATCGCCGCACACGCTTCGGGCTGTCGCTTCTTCAACTGCCGTCACCTGAAGGAGCCGGGCTGCACGGTGAAGGCCGCGCTCGAACGGGGCGAAATCGACCCTGCGCGCTACGACTTTTACCGCGCGGTGGCGCAAGGCGCGGATACGCTGCCGCTTTGACGTCCGAAGCCCGACACTCGACGCGAGGCGGCTTCCCGGAGGTCGTGCTCGGTCTCCCGACCGCCTCGGCGACCGTCGTGTAATTCGAAAGAGGTAGCGCCATCCCTCCTTCGGCGCCTTTCGGCAACTCGGGTTCGCGCCTACAATCGACTTTCGCCCGTCGCTTGCCGGAGAACCCTTTCCGAAGCTCCGAAGCGGCATCCGCCCCCATTCACCCCCAAGGATTTACGCCCATGGCCGTTGCCCGCACCATTCCGATTGAGCCCGCCGAGAACGCGATCCGCACGCTTCCCGTCCCGCAAACGGGCGACGTGACACGCGAAGGGGGCTTTTGGCGCGATCGGCTCGGGCGTCCCCTGCACGATCTGCGCATCTCGGTGACGGACCACTGCAATTTCCGTTGCCGCTACTGCATGCCTAAAGAGGTCTTCACCTCGCGCCATCGGTTTCTCGCGATGACGGAACTCCTCACCTTCGAGGAAATCGAGCGGCTCGCGGCGATCGCCGTGCGCAACGGCGTCGTGAAGCTGCGCCTCACGGGCGGGGAGCCGCTCCTGCGCCGCGGCATCGAAACGCTTGTCGAGCGCCTTGCCGCGCTGCGTACGCCCTCGGGCGAGCCGATCGACATCGCCATGACGACGAACGGCTCGATTCTCGCCAAAAAGGCGCGCGCGCTTGCCGAAGCGGGCTTGAAGCGCGTGACGGTGAGTCTCGACGCCATCGACGAAGACATCTTCCAGGGCTTCAACGACGTGGGATTCCCGGCCGCCAAGGTGTTGGCGGGGATCGACACGGCGCTTGCCGAAGGCTTCCAAGTGAAGGTGAACACGGTCGTGAAGCGCGGCGTCAACGAAGCCGAAACGGTTCGCATCGCCGAACATTTCCGCGGCACGGGCGTCATTCCCCGCTTCATCGAATACATGGACGTCGGGACTTCGAACGGCTGGCGCATGACCGAGGTTGTTCCCTCGCGCGAAACGCTCGACCGGATTGCCGAGCGGTGGGCGGTCGATCCGATCGACCCCAACTACCCGGGCGAAACCGCTTCGCGCTGGCGCTACCGCGACGGCGCGGGCGAATTCGGCCTCATCAGCTCCGTCACGCAGGCCTTCTGCCGCGACTGCTCCCGCGCCCGGCTCTCGATGGACGGGCGCCTCTACCTCTGCCTTTTCGCAACGCAAGGGTACGACCTGCGCACGATGCTGCGCGGCGGCGCCACGGACGAAGAAATCGAAACGGCGCTCGGCCGCATCTGGAGCGCACGCGAAGACCGCTACTCGGAATTGCGCTCGCTCGGGCTCGCCCCCGACCGCCCGAAAATCGAAATGAGCTACATCGGCGGCTGAGTCCGCCCGGGGGCAACGGTCGTTTCGAACGCGAATTTCTTGAAATCTACGGTGTTTTCCCTAGATTTCCGACAACGCGTCGAAGCGTCTGCCCCTATACTGAAAGTTTCGGGGCCGACGTTTATACGCTTCGGCCCCGTTTTTTCGCCCGTTCGCACTCCGCCCGGGGCGGTCCCCCGCCGCCCGCCGTACGGATCGCACGCCACTCATAACAACAACGACGATCGCATGTTTTCGAATCCCACTGCCGTTACATTCATCGGGTACCTCGTCCTGATGGTGGGCGTCGGCGTCTTCGCCTATCGCTACACCCGAAACTATTCCGACTACATCCTCGGCGGCCGCTCGCTCGGCGGCATCGTGACGGCGCTCTCCGTGGGCGCCTCGGACATGAGCGGG
It encodes:
- the moaA gene encoding GTP 3',8-cyclase MoaA; amino-acid sequence: MAVARTIPIEPAENAIRTLPVPQTGDVTREGGFWRDRLGRPLHDLRISVTDHCNFRCRYCMPKEVFTSRHRFLAMTELLTFEEIERLAAIAVRNGVVKLRLTGGEPLLRRGIETLVERLAALRTPSGEPIDIAMTTNGSILAKKARALAEAGLKRVTVSLDAIDEDIFQGFNDVGFPAAKVLAGIDTALAEGFQVKVNTVVKRGVNEAETVRIAEHFRGTGVIPRFIEYMDVGTSNGWRMTEVVPSRETLDRIAERWAVDPIDPNYPGETASRWRYRDGAGEFGLISSVTQAFCRDCSRARLSMDGRLYLCLFATQGYDLRTMLRGGATDEEIETALGRIWSAREDRYSELRSLGLAPDRPKIEMSYIGG
- the rsgA gene encoding ribosome small subunit-dependent GTPase A gives rise to the protein MAKPKFSENRSRNARGRADQQPATTLPLVTGRVTASHGRHFFVTTPEGDRFEAHRRGKKGDVVVGDIVRCTPPASGVCAIEAIEPRANLLYRSDEWRVKTLAANIDLVCIVFASRPTFNPWFIWKALLASHQAGIPALVVRNKCDLPDENDAARKQIDLLRSIGHDVIEVSAKSEPDVTRSTLLPRLTGKASLLVGQSGMGKSTILNLLVPHAQAATREFSEALDLGKQTTTAARWYDAEADDWRGAVIDTPGFQEFGLAHLALNDILRAMPDIAAHASGCRFFNCRHLKEPGCTVKAALERGEIDPARYDFYRAVAQGADTLPL
- a CDS encoding M48 family metalloprotease, coding for MTLSANNFEHLFLGALALFVVLECVLTMLQTHAADRAARHLPEPFVGRLSEAAHRKAADYTGETAQAALLLTFLGAAFALLMTFGHGLTFLTALAMGLSSNMLVVQWTLLALLLGAAALLEFPFGWFARFRVAERYGYMRRERGPWLARTARETLAGWLVALPLVAVLMALLEATGEYWWVAGWVLWVLYLVWRWGFSTAKGLFWGRRAKPVDDPALVALARDYLAALGIEMTDLCIMTRPRSWDHSHLVLAGFGRRRRVVLFAHAAARLSRGELLALLAHDVGHIRHGHAFLRVVLFSLVGALLFWAAGQFGDSPEFYAGFGLADVPLDRPGTHAGFMIACAIVAFPVLFYPLRPVVNLFSRLMQYDADRFAAQVARPDDLVRALVRLHRDYATTLAPSRLYSLFHYRRPHAGMRIEAILTRAKAEGRPLDEARFPYGFSVLLAELDRPVLERSALARALADGREEREETESRRTVDEALDDRRYAVGLEVGNDPAGAEGNLKNDTAAALRTTKDEAVPDFLLRTPPKTPSVPAEKADGEGNEDDETPKTETTKEGDGARAKNNADTALSQPGAKDS